From one Eptesicus fuscus isolate TK198812 chromosome 21, DD_ASM_mEF_20220401, whole genome shotgun sequence genomic stretch:
- the LSR gene encoding lipolysis-stimulated lipoprotein receptor isoform X1, whose product MPLRLEVSVRKGPIGWTSRRTWFETIFCWQAPASAIQVTVSDPYHVVILFQPVTLPCTYQLTTTPTAPIVIWKYKSFCRDRIADAFSPASADNQLNAQLAAGNPGYNPYVECQDSARTVRVVATKQGNAVTLGDYYQGRRITITGNADLTFDQTAWGDSGVYYCSVVSAQDLQGNNEAYAELIVLGRTSGVAELLPGFQAGPMEDWLFVVVVCLAVFLVFLLLGICWCQCCPHTCCCYVRCPCCPDKCCCPEALYAAGKAATSGVPSIYAPSTYAYLSPAKTPPPAAMIPMGTVYNGYAGDFDKNSSVGGCSSQVPLLRDADSSVTSEVRSGYRIQASQQDDSMRVLYYMEKELANFDPSRPGPPSSRVERAMSEVTSLHEDDWRLRPSRGPALPPVMDEEWGRHSPRSPRRWEQEPLAERPKSGWGAGRPRARSVDALDDLTRPGSAESGRRSPPSSGKRGRAYAHPRSRSRDDLYDQEDPRGFPHSQEPHFDDFRSRDRPGADPRNRSHRSRDARNERSRDPEYDGRLLEEALRRKGPVERRPYREEEDAYYPPAPPPYSETDSQASRERRLKKTLALSRESLVV is encoded by the exons ATGCCCCTCAGGCTCGAAGTATCTGTGCGTAAGGGTCCGATCGGATGGACTTCTAGAAGGACTTGGTTTGAAACCATCTTCTGCTGGCAAG CTCCTGCCAGTGCCATCCAAGTGACTGTGTCAGACCCCTACCACGTGGTGATCCTCTTCCAGCCCGTGACCCTGCCCTGCACCTACCAGCTGACCACGACCCCCACAGCACCCATCGTGATCTGGAAGTACAAGTCCTTCTGCCGGGACCGCATCGCTGATGCCTTTTCTCCAGCCAGTGCGGACAACCAGCTCAAtgcccagctggcagctggtaACCCGGGCTACAACCCCTACGTGGAGTGTCAGGACAGTGCGCGCACTGTCAGGGTCGTGGCCACTAAGCAGGGCAATGCTGTGACCCTGGGAGACTACTACCAGGGCCGGAGGATCACCATAACAGGAA ATGCTGACCTGACCTTTGACCAGACGGCGTGGGGGGACAGTGGTGTGTATTACTGCTCTGTGGTCTCAGCCCAGGACCTCCAGGGGAACAACGAGGCCTACGCAGAGCTCATCGTCCTGG GCAGGACCTCGGGGGTGGCTGAGCTCTTACCTGGTTTTCAGGCGGGGCCCATGGAAG ACTGGCTGTTCGTGGTTGTTGTCTGCCTCGCTGTCTTCCttgtcttcctcctcctgggcATCTGCTGGTGTCAGTGCTGCCCGCACACCTGCTGCTGTTACGTCAGGTGCCCCTGCTGCCCAGACAAgtgctgctgcccagaggcct TGTATGCTGCTGGCAAAGCAGCCACCTCAGGTGTCCCGAGCATCTACGCCCCTAGCACCTATGCTTACCTTTCTCCTGCCAAGACCCCACCCCCGGCAGCCATGATTCCTATGGGCACTGTCTACAATGGATATGCTGGAGACTTCGACAAGAATAGCTCAG TAGGTGGCTGTAGCTCCCAGGTACCCCTGCTTCGTGATGCAGACAGCAGTGTGACCTCTG AAGTCCGCAGTGGCTACAGAATTCAGGCCAGCCAGCAGGATGACTCTATGCGAGTCCTGTACTACATGGAGAAAGAACTGGCCAACTTTGACCCTTCTCgacctgggccccccagcagccGTGTAGAGAGGG CCATGAGTGAAGTCACCTCCCTTCATGAAGACGACTGGAGATTGCGGCCTTCCcgcggccctgccctccccccagtaATGGATGAGGAATGGGGTCGCCACTCCCCTCGGAGTCCAAGGAGATGGGAGCAAGAGCCCCTCGCAGAACGGCCCAAGAGTGGCTGGGGGGCCGGGCGTCCCCGGGCTCGCTCTGTGGATGCTCTGGATGACCTCACGCGGCCAGGCTCTGCTGAATCAGGGAGGAGGTCTCCCCCAAGTAGTGGGAAGAGAGGCCGAGCTTATGCACACCCCCGAAGCCGCAGCCGTGATGACCTCTACGACCAAGAGGACCCAAGGGGCTTTCCACACTCCCAGGAACCCCACTTCGATGACTTCCGGTCTAGAGACCGCCCTGGTGCTGACCCTAGGAACCGCTCTCACCGCTCTCGGGATGCTCGGAACGAGAGGTCCAGGGACCCCGAATATGATGGTCGGCTTCTGGAAGAGGCCTTGAGGAGGAAGGGGCCAGTGGAGAGGAGGCCTTACCGGGAGGAAGAGGACGCCTACTACCCTCCAGCGCCTCCCCCTTACTCCGAGACCGACTCCCAGGCCTCACGGGAGCGGAGGCTCAAGAAG ACCTTGGCCCTGAGTCGGGAAAGTTTAGTCGTCTGA
- the LSR gene encoding lipolysis-stimulated lipoprotein receptor isoform X4, which translates to MPLRLEVSVRKGPIGWTSRRTWFETIFCWQAPASAIQVTVSDPYHVVILFQPVTLPCTYQLTTTPTAPIVIWKYKSFCRDRIADAFSPASADNQLNAQLAAGNPGYNPYVECQDSARTVRVVATKQGNAVTLGDYYQGRRITITGNADLTFDQTAWGDSGVYYCSVVSAQDLQGNNEAYAELIVLGRTSGVAELLPGFQAGPMEDWLFVVVVCLAVFLVFLLLGICWCQCCPHTCCCYVRCPCCPDKCCCPEALYAAGKAATSGVPSIYAPSTYAYLSPAKTPPPAAMIPMGTVYNGYAGDFDKNSSVGGCSSQVPLLRDADSSVTSAMSEVTSLHEDDWRLRPSRGPALPPVMDEEWGRHSPRSPRRWEQEPLAERPKSGWGAGRPRARSVDALDDLTRPGSAESGRRSPPSSGKRGRAYAHPRSRSRDDLYDQEDPRGFPHSQEPHFDDFRSRDRPGADPRNRSHRSRDARNERSRDPEYDGRLLEEALRRKGPVERRPYREEEDAYYPPAPPPYSETDSQASRERRLKKTLALSRESLVV; encoded by the exons ATGCCCCTCAGGCTCGAAGTATCTGTGCGTAAGGGTCCGATCGGATGGACTTCTAGAAGGACTTGGTTTGAAACCATCTTCTGCTGGCAAG CTCCTGCCAGTGCCATCCAAGTGACTGTGTCAGACCCCTACCACGTGGTGATCCTCTTCCAGCCCGTGACCCTGCCCTGCACCTACCAGCTGACCACGACCCCCACAGCACCCATCGTGATCTGGAAGTACAAGTCCTTCTGCCGGGACCGCATCGCTGATGCCTTTTCTCCAGCCAGTGCGGACAACCAGCTCAAtgcccagctggcagctggtaACCCGGGCTACAACCCCTACGTGGAGTGTCAGGACAGTGCGCGCACTGTCAGGGTCGTGGCCACTAAGCAGGGCAATGCTGTGACCCTGGGAGACTACTACCAGGGCCGGAGGATCACCATAACAGGAA ATGCTGACCTGACCTTTGACCAGACGGCGTGGGGGGACAGTGGTGTGTATTACTGCTCTGTGGTCTCAGCCCAGGACCTCCAGGGGAACAACGAGGCCTACGCAGAGCTCATCGTCCTGG GCAGGACCTCGGGGGTGGCTGAGCTCTTACCTGGTTTTCAGGCGGGGCCCATGGAAG ACTGGCTGTTCGTGGTTGTTGTCTGCCTCGCTGTCTTCCttgtcttcctcctcctgggcATCTGCTGGTGTCAGTGCTGCCCGCACACCTGCTGCTGTTACGTCAGGTGCCCCTGCTGCCCAGACAAgtgctgctgcccagaggcct TGTATGCTGCTGGCAAAGCAGCCACCTCAGGTGTCCCGAGCATCTACGCCCCTAGCACCTATGCTTACCTTTCTCCTGCCAAGACCCCACCCCCGGCAGCCATGATTCCTATGGGCACTGTCTACAATGGATATGCTGGAGACTTCGACAAGAATAGCTCAG TAGGTGGCTGTAGCTCCCAGGTACCCCTGCTTCGTGATGCAGACAGCAGTGTGACCTCTG CCATGAGTGAAGTCACCTCCCTTCATGAAGACGACTGGAGATTGCGGCCTTCCcgcggccctgccctccccccagtaATGGATGAGGAATGGGGTCGCCACTCCCCTCGGAGTCCAAGGAGATGGGAGCAAGAGCCCCTCGCAGAACGGCCCAAGAGTGGCTGGGGGGCCGGGCGTCCCCGGGCTCGCTCTGTGGATGCTCTGGATGACCTCACGCGGCCAGGCTCTGCTGAATCAGGGAGGAGGTCTCCCCCAAGTAGTGGGAAGAGAGGCCGAGCTTATGCACACCCCCGAAGCCGCAGCCGTGATGACCTCTACGACCAAGAGGACCCAAGGGGCTTTCCACACTCCCAGGAACCCCACTTCGATGACTTCCGGTCTAGAGACCGCCCTGGTGCTGACCCTAGGAACCGCTCTCACCGCTCTCGGGATGCTCGGAACGAGAGGTCCAGGGACCCCGAATATGATGGTCGGCTTCTGGAAGAGGCCTTGAGGAGGAAGGGGCCAGTGGAGAGGAGGCCTTACCGGGAGGAAGAGGACGCCTACTACCCTCCAGCGCCTCCCCCTTACTCCGAGACCGACTCCCAGGCCTCACGGGAGCGGAGGCTCAAGAAG ACCTTGGCCCTGAGTCGGGAAAGTTTAGTCGTCTGA
- the LSR gene encoding lipolysis-stimulated lipoprotein receptor isoform X3, with amino-acid sequence MPLRLEVSVRKGPIGWTSRRTWFETIFCWQAPASAIQVTVSDPYHVVILFQPVTLPCTYQLTTTPTAPIVIWKYKSFCRDRIADAFSPASADNQLNAQLAAGNPGYNPYVECQDSARTVRVVATKQGNAVTLGDYYQGRRITITGNADLTFDQTAWGDSGVYYCSVVSAQDLQGNNEAYAELIVLDWLFVVVVCLAVFLVFLLLGICWCQCCPHTCCCYVRCPCCPDKCCCPEALYAAGKAATSGVPSIYAPSTYAYLSPAKTPPPAAMIPMGTVYNGYAGDFDKNSSVGGCSSQVPLLRDADSSVTSEVRSGYRIQASQQDDSMRVLYYMEKELANFDPSRPGPPSSRVERAMSEVTSLHEDDWRLRPSRGPALPPVMDEEWGRHSPRSPRRWEQEPLAERPKSGWGAGRPRARSVDALDDLTRPGSAESGRRSPPSSGKRGRAYAHPRSRSRDDLYDQEDPRGFPHSQEPHFDDFRSRDRPGADPRNRSHRSRDARNERSRDPEYDGRLLEEALRRKGPVERRPYREEEDAYYPPAPPPYSETDSQASRERRLKKTLALSRESLVV; translated from the exons ATGCCCCTCAGGCTCGAAGTATCTGTGCGTAAGGGTCCGATCGGATGGACTTCTAGAAGGACTTGGTTTGAAACCATCTTCTGCTGGCAAG CTCCTGCCAGTGCCATCCAAGTGACTGTGTCAGACCCCTACCACGTGGTGATCCTCTTCCAGCCCGTGACCCTGCCCTGCACCTACCAGCTGACCACGACCCCCACAGCACCCATCGTGATCTGGAAGTACAAGTCCTTCTGCCGGGACCGCATCGCTGATGCCTTTTCTCCAGCCAGTGCGGACAACCAGCTCAAtgcccagctggcagctggtaACCCGGGCTACAACCCCTACGTGGAGTGTCAGGACAGTGCGCGCACTGTCAGGGTCGTGGCCACTAAGCAGGGCAATGCTGTGACCCTGGGAGACTACTACCAGGGCCGGAGGATCACCATAACAGGAA ATGCTGACCTGACCTTTGACCAGACGGCGTGGGGGGACAGTGGTGTGTATTACTGCTCTGTGGTCTCAGCCCAGGACCTCCAGGGGAACAACGAGGCCTACGCAGAGCTCATCGTCCTGG ACTGGCTGTTCGTGGTTGTTGTCTGCCTCGCTGTCTTCCttgtcttcctcctcctgggcATCTGCTGGTGTCAGTGCTGCCCGCACACCTGCTGCTGTTACGTCAGGTGCCCCTGCTGCCCAGACAAgtgctgctgcccagaggcct TGTATGCTGCTGGCAAAGCAGCCACCTCAGGTGTCCCGAGCATCTACGCCCCTAGCACCTATGCTTACCTTTCTCCTGCCAAGACCCCACCCCCGGCAGCCATGATTCCTATGGGCACTGTCTACAATGGATATGCTGGAGACTTCGACAAGAATAGCTCAG TAGGTGGCTGTAGCTCCCAGGTACCCCTGCTTCGTGATGCAGACAGCAGTGTGACCTCTG AAGTCCGCAGTGGCTACAGAATTCAGGCCAGCCAGCAGGATGACTCTATGCGAGTCCTGTACTACATGGAGAAAGAACTGGCCAACTTTGACCCTTCTCgacctgggccccccagcagccGTGTAGAGAGGG CCATGAGTGAAGTCACCTCCCTTCATGAAGACGACTGGAGATTGCGGCCTTCCcgcggccctgccctccccccagtaATGGATGAGGAATGGGGTCGCCACTCCCCTCGGAGTCCAAGGAGATGGGAGCAAGAGCCCCTCGCAGAACGGCCCAAGAGTGGCTGGGGGGCCGGGCGTCCCCGGGCTCGCTCTGTGGATGCTCTGGATGACCTCACGCGGCCAGGCTCTGCTGAATCAGGGAGGAGGTCTCCCCCAAGTAGTGGGAAGAGAGGCCGAGCTTATGCACACCCCCGAAGCCGCAGCCGTGATGACCTCTACGACCAAGAGGACCCAAGGGGCTTTCCACACTCCCAGGAACCCCACTTCGATGACTTCCGGTCTAGAGACCGCCCTGGTGCTGACCCTAGGAACCGCTCTCACCGCTCTCGGGATGCTCGGAACGAGAGGTCCAGGGACCCCGAATATGATGGTCGGCTTCTGGAAGAGGCCTTGAGGAGGAAGGGGCCAGTGGAGAGGAGGCCTTACCGGGAGGAAGAGGACGCCTACTACCCTCCAGCGCCTCCCCCTTACTCCGAGACCGACTCCCAGGCCTCACGGGAGCGGAGGCTCAAGAAG ACCTTGGCCCTGAGTCGGGAAAGTTTAGTCGTCTGA
- the LSR gene encoding lipolysis-stimulated lipoprotein receptor isoform X6 codes for MPLRLEVSVRKGPIGWTSRRTWFETIFCWQAPASAIQVTVSDPYHVVILFQPVTLPCTYQLTTTPTAPIVIWKYKSFCRDRIADAFSPASADNQLNAQLAAGNPGYNPYVECQDSARTVRVVATKQGNAVTLGDYYQGRRITITGNADLTFDQTAWGDSGVYYCSVVSAQDLQGNNEAYAELIVLVYAAGKAATSGVPSIYAPSTYAYLSPAKTPPPAAMIPMGTVYNGYAGDFDKNSSVGGCSSQVPLLRDADSSVTSEVRSGYRIQASQQDDSMRVLYYMEKELANFDPSRPGPPSSRVERAMSEVTSLHEDDWRLRPSRGPALPPVMDEEWGRHSPRSPRRWEQEPLAERPKSGWGAGRPRARSVDALDDLTRPGSAESGRRSPPSSGKRGRAYAHPRSRSRDDLYDQEDPRGFPHSQEPHFDDFRSRDRPGADPRNRSHRSRDARNERSRDPEYDGRLLEEALRRKGPVERRPYREEEDAYYPPAPPPYSETDSQASRERRLKKTLALSRESLVV; via the exons ATGCCCCTCAGGCTCGAAGTATCTGTGCGTAAGGGTCCGATCGGATGGACTTCTAGAAGGACTTGGTTTGAAACCATCTTCTGCTGGCAAG CTCCTGCCAGTGCCATCCAAGTGACTGTGTCAGACCCCTACCACGTGGTGATCCTCTTCCAGCCCGTGACCCTGCCCTGCACCTACCAGCTGACCACGACCCCCACAGCACCCATCGTGATCTGGAAGTACAAGTCCTTCTGCCGGGACCGCATCGCTGATGCCTTTTCTCCAGCCAGTGCGGACAACCAGCTCAAtgcccagctggcagctggtaACCCGGGCTACAACCCCTACGTGGAGTGTCAGGACAGTGCGCGCACTGTCAGGGTCGTGGCCACTAAGCAGGGCAATGCTGTGACCCTGGGAGACTACTACCAGGGCCGGAGGATCACCATAACAGGAA ATGCTGACCTGACCTTTGACCAGACGGCGTGGGGGGACAGTGGTGTGTATTACTGCTCTGTGGTCTCAGCCCAGGACCTCCAGGGGAACAACGAGGCCTACGCAGAGCTCATCGTCCTGG TGTATGCTGCTGGCAAAGCAGCCACCTCAGGTGTCCCGAGCATCTACGCCCCTAGCACCTATGCTTACCTTTCTCCTGCCAAGACCCCACCCCCGGCAGCCATGATTCCTATGGGCACTGTCTACAATGGATATGCTGGAGACTTCGACAAGAATAGCTCAG TAGGTGGCTGTAGCTCCCAGGTACCCCTGCTTCGTGATGCAGACAGCAGTGTGACCTCTG AAGTCCGCAGTGGCTACAGAATTCAGGCCAGCCAGCAGGATGACTCTATGCGAGTCCTGTACTACATGGAGAAAGAACTGGCCAACTTTGACCCTTCTCgacctgggccccccagcagccGTGTAGAGAGGG CCATGAGTGAAGTCACCTCCCTTCATGAAGACGACTGGAGATTGCGGCCTTCCcgcggccctgccctccccccagtaATGGATGAGGAATGGGGTCGCCACTCCCCTCGGAGTCCAAGGAGATGGGAGCAAGAGCCCCTCGCAGAACGGCCCAAGAGTGGCTGGGGGGCCGGGCGTCCCCGGGCTCGCTCTGTGGATGCTCTGGATGACCTCACGCGGCCAGGCTCTGCTGAATCAGGGAGGAGGTCTCCCCCAAGTAGTGGGAAGAGAGGCCGAGCTTATGCACACCCCCGAAGCCGCAGCCGTGATGACCTCTACGACCAAGAGGACCCAAGGGGCTTTCCACACTCCCAGGAACCCCACTTCGATGACTTCCGGTCTAGAGACCGCCCTGGTGCTGACCCTAGGAACCGCTCTCACCGCTCTCGGGATGCTCGGAACGAGAGGTCCAGGGACCCCGAATATGATGGTCGGCTTCTGGAAGAGGCCTTGAGGAGGAAGGGGCCAGTGGAGAGGAGGCCTTACCGGGAGGAAGAGGACGCCTACTACCCTCCAGCGCCTCCCCCTTACTCCGAGACCGACTCCCAGGCCTCACGGGAGCGGAGGCTCAAGAAG ACCTTGGCCCTGAGTCGGGAAAGTTTAGTCGTCTGA
- the LSR gene encoding lipolysis-stimulated lipoprotein receptor isoform X2 yields MPLRLEVSVRKGPIGWTSRRTWFETIFCWQAPASAIQVTVSDPYHVVILFQPVTLPCTYQLTTTPTAPIVIWKYKSFCRDRIADAFSPASADNQLNAQLAAGNPGYNPYVECQDSARTVRVVATKQGNAVTLGDYYQGRRITITGNADLTFDQTAWGDSGVYYCSVVSAQDLQGNNEAYAELIVLGRTSGVAELLPGFQAGPMEDWLFVVVVCLAVFLVFLLLGICWCQCCPHTCCCYVRCPCCPDKCCCPEALYAAGKAATSGVPSIYAPSTYAYLSPAKTPPPAAMIPMGTVYNGYAGDFDKNSSGGCSSQVPLLRDADSSVTSEVRSGYRIQASQQDDSMRVLYYMEKELANFDPSRPGPPSSRVERAMSEVTSLHEDDWRLRPSRGPALPPVMDEEWGRHSPRSPRRWEQEPLAERPKSGWGAGRPRARSVDALDDLTRPGSAESGRRSPPSSGKRGRAYAHPRSRSRDDLYDQEDPRGFPHSQEPHFDDFRSRDRPGADPRNRSHRSRDARNERSRDPEYDGRLLEEALRRKGPVERRPYREEEDAYYPPAPPPYSETDSQASRERRLKKTLALSRESLVV; encoded by the exons ATGCCCCTCAGGCTCGAAGTATCTGTGCGTAAGGGTCCGATCGGATGGACTTCTAGAAGGACTTGGTTTGAAACCATCTTCTGCTGGCAAG CTCCTGCCAGTGCCATCCAAGTGACTGTGTCAGACCCCTACCACGTGGTGATCCTCTTCCAGCCCGTGACCCTGCCCTGCACCTACCAGCTGACCACGACCCCCACAGCACCCATCGTGATCTGGAAGTACAAGTCCTTCTGCCGGGACCGCATCGCTGATGCCTTTTCTCCAGCCAGTGCGGACAACCAGCTCAAtgcccagctggcagctggtaACCCGGGCTACAACCCCTACGTGGAGTGTCAGGACAGTGCGCGCACTGTCAGGGTCGTGGCCACTAAGCAGGGCAATGCTGTGACCCTGGGAGACTACTACCAGGGCCGGAGGATCACCATAACAGGAA ATGCTGACCTGACCTTTGACCAGACGGCGTGGGGGGACAGTGGTGTGTATTACTGCTCTGTGGTCTCAGCCCAGGACCTCCAGGGGAACAACGAGGCCTACGCAGAGCTCATCGTCCTGG GCAGGACCTCGGGGGTGGCTGAGCTCTTACCTGGTTTTCAGGCGGGGCCCATGGAAG ACTGGCTGTTCGTGGTTGTTGTCTGCCTCGCTGTCTTCCttgtcttcctcctcctgggcATCTGCTGGTGTCAGTGCTGCCCGCACACCTGCTGCTGTTACGTCAGGTGCCCCTGCTGCCCAGACAAgtgctgctgcccagaggcct TGTATGCTGCTGGCAAAGCAGCCACCTCAGGTGTCCCGAGCATCTACGCCCCTAGCACCTATGCTTACCTTTCTCCTGCCAAGACCCCACCCCCGGCAGCCATGATTCCTATGGGCACTGTCTACAATGGATATGCTGGAGACTTCGACAAGAATAGCTCAG GTGGCTGTAGCTCCCAGGTACCCCTGCTTCGTGATGCAGACAGCAGTGTGACCTCTG AAGTCCGCAGTGGCTACAGAATTCAGGCCAGCCAGCAGGATGACTCTATGCGAGTCCTGTACTACATGGAGAAAGAACTGGCCAACTTTGACCCTTCTCgacctgggccccccagcagccGTGTAGAGAGGG CCATGAGTGAAGTCACCTCCCTTCATGAAGACGACTGGAGATTGCGGCCTTCCcgcggccctgccctccccccagtaATGGATGAGGAATGGGGTCGCCACTCCCCTCGGAGTCCAAGGAGATGGGAGCAAGAGCCCCTCGCAGAACGGCCCAAGAGTGGCTGGGGGGCCGGGCGTCCCCGGGCTCGCTCTGTGGATGCTCTGGATGACCTCACGCGGCCAGGCTCTGCTGAATCAGGGAGGAGGTCTCCCCCAAGTAGTGGGAAGAGAGGCCGAGCTTATGCACACCCCCGAAGCCGCAGCCGTGATGACCTCTACGACCAAGAGGACCCAAGGGGCTTTCCACACTCCCAGGAACCCCACTTCGATGACTTCCGGTCTAGAGACCGCCCTGGTGCTGACCCTAGGAACCGCTCTCACCGCTCTCGGGATGCTCGGAACGAGAGGTCCAGGGACCCCGAATATGATGGTCGGCTTCTGGAAGAGGCCTTGAGGAGGAAGGGGCCAGTGGAGAGGAGGCCTTACCGGGAGGAAGAGGACGCCTACTACCCTCCAGCGCCTCCCCCTTACTCCGAGACCGACTCCCAGGCCTCACGGGAGCGGAGGCTCAAGAAG ACCTTGGCCCTGAGTCGGGAAAGTTTAGTCGTCTGA
- the LSR gene encoding lipolysis-stimulated lipoprotein receptor isoform X5 yields the protein MPLRLEVSVRKGPIGWTSRRTWFETIFCWQAPASAIQVTVSDPYHVVILFQPVTLPCTYQLTTTPTAPIVIWKYKSFCRDRIADAFSPASADNQLNAQLAAGNPGYNPYVECQDSARTVRVVATKQGNAVTLGDYYQGRRITITGNADLTFDQTAWGDSGVYYCSVVSAQDLQGNNEAYAELIVLGRTSGVAELLPGFQAGPMEDWLFVVVVCLAVFLVFLLLGICWCQCCPHTCCCYVRCPCCPDKCCCPEALYAAGKAATSGVPSIYAPSTYAYLSPAKTPPPAAMIPMGTVYNGYAGDFDKNSSAMSEVTSLHEDDWRLRPSRGPALPPVMDEEWGRHSPRSPRRWEQEPLAERPKSGWGAGRPRARSVDALDDLTRPGSAESGRRSPPSSGKRGRAYAHPRSRSRDDLYDQEDPRGFPHSQEPHFDDFRSRDRPGADPRNRSHRSRDARNERSRDPEYDGRLLEEALRRKGPVERRPYREEEDAYYPPAPPPYSETDSQASRERRLKKTLALSRESLVV from the exons ATGCCCCTCAGGCTCGAAGTATCTGTGCGTAAGGGTCCGATCGGATGGACTTCTAGAAGGACTTGGTTTGAAACCATCTTCTGCTGGCAAG CTCCTGCCAGTGCCATCCAAGTGACTGTGTCAGACCCCTACCACGTGGTGATCCTCTTCCAGCCCGTGACCCTGCCCTGCACCTACCAGCTGACCACGACCCCCACAGCACCCATCGTGATCTGGAAGTACAAGTCCTTCTGCCGGGACCGCATCGCTGATGCCTTTTCTCCAGCCAGTGCGGACAACCAGCTCAAtgcccagctggcagctggtaACCCGGGCTACAACCCCTACGTGGAGTGTCAGGACAGTGCGCGCACTGTCAGGGTCGTGGCCACTAAGCAGGGCAATGCTGTGACCCTGGGAGACTACTACCAGGGCCGGAGGATCACCATAACAGGAA ATGCTGACCTGACCTTTGACCAGACGGCGTGGGGGGACAGTGGTGTGTATTACTGCTCTGTGGTCTCAGCCCAGGACCTCCAGGGGAACAACGAGGCCTACGCAGAGCTCATCGTCCTGG GCAGGACCTCGGGGGTGGCTGAGCTCTTACCTGGTTTTCAGGCGGGGCCCATGGAAG ACTGGCTGTTCGTGGTTGTTGTCTGCCTCGCTGTCTTCCttgtcttcctcctcctgggcATCTGCTGGTGTCAGTGCTGCCCGCACACCTGCTGCTGTTACGTCAGGTGCCCCTGCTGCCCAGACAAgtgctgctgcccagaggcct TGTATGCTGCTGGCAAAGCAGCCACCTCAGGTGTCCCGAGCATCTACGCCCCTAGCACCTATGCTTACCTTTCTCCTGCCAAGACCCCACCCCCGGCAGCCATGATTCCTATGGGCACTGTCTACAATGGATATGCTGGAGACTTCGACAAGAATAGCTCAG CCATGAGTGAAGTCACCTCCCTTCATGAAGACGACTGGAGATTGCGGCCTTCCcgcggccctgccctccccccagtaATGGATGAGGAATGGGGTCGCCACTCCCCTCGGAGTCCAAGGAGATGGGAGCAAGAGCCCCTCGCAGAACGGCCCAAGAGTGGCTGGGGGGCCGGGCGTCCCCGGGCTCGCTCTGTGGATGCTCTGGATGACCTCACGCGGCCAGGCTCTGCTGAATCAGGGAGGAGGTCTCCCCCAAGTAGTGGGAAGAGAGGCCGAGCTTATGCACACCCCCGAAGCCGCAGCCGTGATGACCTCTACGACCAAGAGGACCCAAGGGGCTTTCCACACTCCCAGGAACCCCACTTCGATGACTTCCGGTCTAGAGACCGCCCTGGTGCTGACCCTAGGAACCGCTCTCACCGCTCTCGGGATGCTCGGAACGAGAGGTCCAGGGACCCCGAATATGATGGTCGGCTTCTGGAAGAGGCCTTGAGGAGGAAGGGGCCAGTGGAGAGGAGGCCTTACCGGGAGGAAGAGGACGCCTACTACCCTCCAGCGCCTCCCCCTTACTCCGAGACCGACTCCCAGGCCTCACGGGAGCGGAGGCTCAAGAAG ACCTTGGCCCTGAGTCGGGAAAGTTTAGTCGTCTGA